One Flavobacteriales bacterium DNA window includes the following coding sequences:
- a CDS encoding 3-deoxy-D-manno-octulosonic acid transferase, with product MRFAYYAGIYLYGWSLRLAAPFHSKAAAWVQGRKEVWPKVSAFKPKSDQVIWFHCASLGEFEQGRPLMEALVKRLPSASLVITFYSPSGYRVRKDFPLADLVCYLPEDKPGNARRFVDAIRPTMAFFVKYEFWHGYLTALHKSGCALYNVSGVFRPGQRFFGPWSSFFKKDLTCFSHFFVQDEVSEGTLKSAGFTQVTTTGDTRFDRVFETAQLADDIPWMNKIKTDRPLLMAGSTWPVEEDILIPLINKAKYGEIWVITPHEVADSHIRKLEGRIRRRTLRFSEMLKGADLTDAEVILVDNVGWLARLYKYADAAVVGGGFSGKLHNILEPAAFGVPVLFGPKHERFREAAELIENGGAFIFRHGTQLERALDMLIGEQLVGKIAGQMCLQYVRKNKGATVRMMELLFPQDQPGS from the coding sequence ATGAGGTTCGCCTACTACGCCGGGATCTACCTTTACGGCTGGAGTCTCCGGTTGGCAGCGCCTTTTCATTCCAAAGCTGCCGCATGGGTACAGGGTCGTAAAGAAGTATGGCCGAAAGTTTCCGCATTCAAACCCAAAAGCGACCAGGTCATATGGTTCCATTGTGCATCGTTGGGTGAATTTGAGCAGGGACGTCCCTTGATGGAGGCACTGGTCAAACGCCTTCCATCCGCCAGTCTGGTCATTACCTTTTATTCCCCTTCGGGTTATCGGGTCAGAAAAGATTTTCCGCTCGCCGATCTTGTATGCTATCTTCCGGAAGACAAGCCCGGGAATGCACGCCGCTTTGTGGATGCAATCCGGCCAACCATGGCTTTCTTTGTTAAATACGAATTCTGGCATGGCTACCTGACCGCCCTTCATAAAAGTGGTTGTGCGTTGTATAACGTGTCCGGTGTATTCAGGCCAGGCCAACGCTTTTTTGGTCCATGGTCTTCCTTCTTCAAAAAGGACCTGACTTGCTTCTCGCATTTTTTTGTGCAGGACGAAGTATCCGAAGGTACGCTGAAATCTGCCGGGTTCACCCAGGTGACCACCACCGGAGACACCCGATTCGACCGGGTTTTTGAAACGGCTCAGTTGGCGGATGACATTCCCTGGATGAACAAAATCAAAACGGATAGGCCATTGCTCATGGCCGGCAGCACCTGGCCGGTAGAAGAAGACATCCTGATCCCCCTGATCAACAAGGCAAAGTATGGAGAGATATGGGTCATTACGCCGCATGAAGTGGCAGATAGCCACATTCGTAAACTGGAAGGACGGATCCGGAGAAGAACCCTTCGCTTCTCAGAAATGCTGAAAGGAGCTGATCTCACCGATGCAGAGGTGATCCTGGTAGACAATGTGGGCTGGCTGGCGCGGTTATACAAATATGCAGATGCCGCGGTGGTGGGCGGTGGATTCTCCGGTAAACTGCACAACATCCTTGAGCCGGCAGCATTCGGGGTTCCGGTGTTATTCGGTCCGAAGCATGAACGATTCCGCGAAGCAGCCGAATTGATTGAAAATGGAGGAGCCTTTATTTTCCGCCATGGCACCCAATTGGAACGTGCGTTGGACATGCTGATCGGAGAACAGCTGGTAGGAAAGATCGCCGGACAAATGTGTCTGCAATATGTGCGAAAAAACAAAGGAGCGACGGTCCGCATGATGGAACTACTGTTCCCCCAGGATCAACCTGGCTCATAA
- a CDS encoding DegT/DnrJ/EryC1/StrS family aminotransferase: MVDLEGQYEKIKSEVDEAIERVIRSTAFINGPEVKAFQQELETYLGVKHVIPCANGTDALQIALMGLGLQPGDEVITSNFTFIATVEVVALLGLKPVLVDVDPETFNLIPEQVEAAITPKTKAIVPVHLFGQCANMDAILDIANRHRLFVVEDTAQAIGATYRHSNGQTSKAGTMGHIGTTSFFPSKNLGCYGDGGALYTNDDALADRMRKITNHGQSERYYYAEVGVNSRLDSLQAAILRIKLRQLDSYAAARQQAADRYDAAFAASPGIKTPVRASYSSHVFHQYTLRVEPGARNALQQHLADQGIPAMIYYPVALHSQKAYADLGMKDGSFPNTLQLCQSVISLPMHTELDAEQQDFIAGHVLEFMKQKVS, encoded by the coding sequence ATGGTGGACCTTGAAGGTCAGTATGAGAAGATCAAAAGTGAAGTGGATGAAGCGATTGAAAGGGTCATCCGGAGTACCGCATTTATTAACGGCCCTGAAGTGAAGGCCTTCCAGCAGGAGCTGGAAACTTACCTTGGGGTGAAGCATGTGATCCCTTGTGCCAACGGCACGGATGCGCTTCAGATCGCCCTGATGGGTCTCGGGCTCCAGCCCGGAGATGAGGTGATCACCTCCAATTTTACCTTTATTGCGACGGTAGAAGTGGTGGCCCTTCTGGGCCTGAAGCCTGTTCTCGTGGACGTGGATCCGGAAACGTTCAACCTGATCCCTGAACAGGTTGAGGCAGCCATCACGCCAAAAACAAAAGCCATTGTGCCTGTCCATCTCTTCGGACAATGTGCAAACATGGATGCCATCCTTGACATTGCCAACAGGCATCGTTTGTTTGTGGTGGAAGATACCGCGCAGGCAATCGGCGCTACATATCGCCATAGCAATGGTCAAACATCCAAAGCAGGAACCATGGGCCATATCGGTACCACTTCCTTCTTTCCTTCAAAGAACCTTGGATGCTACGGCGATGGTGGTGCACTTTACACCAACGATGATGCACTGGCAGACCGGATGAGGAAGATCACCAACCATGGACAAAGTGAACGTTATTATTACGCCGAAGTGGGTGTGAACTCCAGGCTTGACAGTTTGCAGGCAGCCATTCTCCGGATAAAACTCCGGCAGCTGGACAGCTATGCGGCTGCCAGACAACAGGCGGCAGACCGGTATGACGCGGCATTCGCAGCTTCCCCGGGCATCAAAACCCCGGTGCGCGCCTCATACTCATCACACGTCTTTCATCAATATACCCTGAGGGTGGAACCCGGTGCACGGAATGCACTCCAACAGCATCTCGCGGATCAGGGCATTCCGGCCATGATCTACTACCCCGTCGCCCTTCATTCTCAAAAAGCATATGCAGATCTGGGCATGAAAGACGGATCGTTTCCAAATACCCTTCAGCTTTGTCAAAGCGTGATCTCACTCCCCATGCATACAGAGCTTGATGCGGAACAACAGGACTTTATCGCGGGACATGTACTTGAATTTATGAAGCAAAAGGTTTCCTGA